The DNA region GGCGGGCGCGCGGAGGTACGAGACGCTCGACTCGTTCGCGAGGGCGCGAATCTGCGCTTCCGTCGCCGTCGCCTCGACGTACCGGCCGTGGCCACCGCGCACGGCCTCGGAACCGAGAACGCGGCGCACGGCGTCGCGCCCGGTTCGGGTCGCGTTCGGGTCGAGTTCGACGACCACCTCCACCGTCTCGGCGTCGTCGCTCGACGCCGCGGCGACGGCGACACCGCCCCCGTCACTGCCGGACTGCGCCGTCCCGCCGGCGGTTCCGAGCGACGAGTCTATCTTCGCCCCCGGCCTGCGTTCCGCCGCCCCGTCCGCGTCCCCGTCGGTCGAATCGTCAGCAGTCGCTGTCGGCGTCGCCGAGTCGGTCGGTGTCGCCGACGCCGTCGACTCCGGCGTCTGCGTCGCGGTGACCTCCGCCGACCCCTCGACGGCGCGCCCATCCGCGCCGCTTATCCGATATCTGCCATCACCGGCTCCGAGAACCGGAGCGGCGACACCCGCCAGCACGACAAGTGTAACCAACGTGATGGCTATCCAACCGCGTCCCTCCCGGTTCACGCGTTCCCCGCGGTTCTCGACTCCGACGAGCCGTCCCTGAACTCGTCAGATAGTTGCCCGGTCTGCCCACTTTCGAACACTATCAGCCTCTGATGACTATCAGTCTAAACAGTTTGTGGCTGCGTTCTACCTATACGTATCAGAACCAAAACAGATTCGGCGCGAACACGTAGCCGACGCTCTCGGAGTGACACGAAAGAGAACGGGTGGGTCGCGGTCGGACCGCGTCACCCGCGTGGCGTCGGAACCGATTCCGCCGCCGGGTAGGGCGCCGCCGCGCCGAACGCGGCGGGCGTGGCACCGGAGGTGAGCCCCCTAACTCCCACCCGCTCGGTGCCGGTGCTGGTGTTCTCGTAAACGGCCCTGCCCATGGCGCGTTCGACCAGCGTCCAGTGTGTATGGTATTCCATTTGTATACTTTTCCATTCGTTAATCTCTCTTTGAATTACATTTCGCGAGGAGGCGCGATTGGACTCTCCCCCTTCCCTCCCCCTCGCGCTCCCCCTCCCATCCCCCTCACGATACCGCTCCGCCCCGCCTCGCCTCGCGCCGTGTCGCCGCCGTCCGCCCGCGACGTTTGGCGGTGACGTTCGACGCTCAGCTACCGGCAGAAATTTTAAAATTTGTAAAATTGTGGGGCCGCAGGGCGTCTACGGGGCGGTTACGCTTCGCGTTCGAACGGGGACTTCGCGCCCTCCGGTTCCTCGCCCGGGAGGGTGATGAGGTTCCGCCGGCCGAGCGATATCTTGGTTATTCTGTCGTCGTCGGCCATCGACGAGAGAACGCGACTCACCGTCGCCTTCGACCAGTCGGTGTGTTCGACGATTTCGCTCTGCTCCATCTGTCCGCCGGCCTCTTCGAGGAGCATCACTACCTCGTCCTCTCGGGTGAGGGGTCGCGGGACTCTCGACTCGCCGTCGCCGGTTTCGCCGCCCGCGTCCGCGCCGAACGTTCGCTTTGCGGGCGTCTCCATCCATCCCGCGTTCTCGACGTCGGGGTCTTCCTCGACGGGCGGCGTCGCGGTGACGTCCGCGTGCCGGTCGTCGTCGTCGCCGTCGTCCTCGGGGAGGGTAGCACCGCCGCGCCGACGCCAGTAGTACCCGCCGATGGCGATTGCGGCGAGGACGACGCCCGCGCCCGCGATCGCTTCGTCGGGGATGTTAGCCGCGCGCGAGGACTCGACCGGGTCGGTTCCCTCCTCGACTTCGAGTTGGTCGTCCCGCCCGTCGTCGTCCGTGTCGGGGTCGTTCGGATCGGTTCCGTGGACGTTGACCTCCGAGGCGTCGTCGAGGCCGTCCTTGTCCGTGTCGGCCTTGTTCGGGTTCGTCTGGTGTTCCTTGACCTCCGAGGCGTCGTCGAGGCCGTCCTTGTCCGAGTCGGGGTCGTTCGGGTCCGTCTCGTACTGGTTTATCTCCGCGCCGTCTTCGAGGCCGTCACCGTCGGTGTCGGGCTTGTTCGGGTTCGTCCCGTAGGTCTGCAGTTCCGGGGTGTCGTCTAACCCGTCGCCGTCGGTGTCGGCTTTCGTCGGGTCGGTCTCGTGTTGGTTGACCTCCTTGCCGTCGTTGATACCGTCACCGTCCGTGTCCGGTTTCGTCGGATTCGTATCGTAGGTGTTGACCTCCATGGAGTCCGAGAGGCCGTCGCCGTCCGTGTCGGACTCGGTGGGGGAGGTTCCGTGGGTGTTGACCTCCTTGCCGTCGTTGAGACCGTCGCCGTCCGTGTCGGCGGTTCGGAACTGAGTGTCGCCGCTCACTTCGTCGGCGTTCGAGAGGCCGTCGTTGTCGATGTCGCCGGACTGCGACATCACGTGTATCGCCTCGCGTTCGATGACGTTCCGGCCGTTTTCGGTCTTCTCGTAGACCGTGTACGTTCCCGAGGCGTCCGTGGACCACGACTGGACGC from Halopelagius longus includes:
- a CDS encoding helix-turn-helix transcriptional regulator — encoded protein: MTHTILRFVFACAVLIAGITGAFVGPAAGAAAEGTVTVTNGTVATADGTAYVWRTSATDVRVETTNPIPSSSSICIAPTGQNTTAVKCVPGDGTDNVTLSVQSWSTDASGTYTVYEKTENGRNVIEREAIHVMSQSGDIDNDGLSNADEVSGDTQFRTADTDGDGLNDGKEVNTHGTSPTESDTDGDGLSDSMEVNTYDTNPTKPDTDGDGINDGKEVNQHETDPTKADTDGDGLDDTPELQTYGTNPNKPDTDGDGLEDGAEINQYETDPNDPDSDKDGLDDASEVKEHQTNPNKADTDKDGLDDASEVNVHGTDPNDPDTDDDGRDDQLEVEEGTDPVESSRAANIPDEAIAGAGVVLAAIAIGGYYWRRRGGATLPEDDGDDDDRHADVTATPPVEEDPDVENAGWMETPAKRTFGADAGGETGDGESRVPRPLTREDEVVMLLEEAGGQMEQSEIVEHTDWSKATVSRVLSSMADDDRITKISLGRRNLITLPGEEPEGAKSPFEREA